The Salegentibacter sp. Hel_I_6 region CTCGCTGCTGTGTCCTTATTTTGAGTTTTTTCCTCACAAGACCACAGGATGAGTATAACTATTATAAAAACCAATTTCTTCATACATGACAAAGTTAACCTAAAATAAGCCAGTTTTAATAATTTTCCAGACTTGAAGTATATGCTCAGTAAAAGATTTCTAATAAAAGTAAAGGTTTCGCCGATTTCATTGCGAAAACCTCTATGTAAATAAATATATTTGCGGAAAAATCAATACGATGGCCGGGAAAATTTTAATTATTGGTGCTTGTGGACAAATTGGAACCGAGTTAACGCTGAAATTACGTGATCTCTACGGAAACGATCGGGTAGTGGCTAGTGATATTAGGGAAGGAAATGAGGAATTAATGAATTCCGGACCTTTTGAAATTGCCGATGCGACTGATGCTCCAGTAATTGAATCCATTATTGATAAATACGGAATCTCAGAGGTTTACCTTATGGCCGCCATGCTTAGCGCAACTGCCGAAAAAGCCCCGATGAAAGCGTGGAATCTTAATATGGATTCGCTTTTTCATATTTTAAACTTTGCAAAAGATAAAAAGATTGAGAAGGTATTTTGGCCTTCCAGTATTGCAGTTTTTGGCCCTACAACTCCTAAAAACGATACCCCACAAACTACTATTATGGAACCTTCTACGGTTTACGGGATTAGTAAGCAAACCGGGGAAAGATGGTGTGAATATTTTCACGATAAATATGGGGTAGATGTAAGAAGTTTGCGTTATCCCGGCATTATAAGTTATAAAACTCTTCCCGGTGGCGGAACTACAGATTACGCGATAGAAATTTTTCACGAAGCGCTTAAGAATAAAGCCTACACTTCATTTTTAGCTGAAGACACCGGTCTGCCAATGATGTATATGGACGATGCGATTAAAGCTACCGTAGATATTATGGAAGCTCCTTCAGAAAAAATAAAGGTGCGATCTTCTTATAATCTTTCGGCTTTGAGTTTTACCCCAAAGGTTCTTGCCGAGGCTATTCAGAAGGAAATTCCTGACTTCAATATCTCCTACGACCCAGATTTTAGACAAAAAATAGCCGATTCCTGGCCATCTAGCATAGATGATTCTGAAGCCAGAAAAGACTGGCAATGGAAACACGATTTTGACATGCAAAGCTTGGTTAAGGAAATGCTTGCCGGAGTTTCTGAACAACTGAATACCGCGAAATAACTCGATAATCGAGACTCGATATAGCCCCGTTAGCTTGTTGACGTATGGTTTATTTCTTTTTTTTCTTCATTTTATTAAGCCAGATTATGGTTCCGGTAATTGGTAAACTGGTGGCGATTAAGCAGGCCAGAAAATAAAGAATTTTTGAAAAAGTCCCGAATATTTCTCCTGTGTGAATTGGCTTTATTAATGAAGCTACCTGAACGTTCGCAGGTTTTTCTGAAAAAAGTTCTTTTTTAAGTATTTTCCCGTCTCTATCTATCACCAACATATCGTAAGTGTTAGGTGACCAGTTGCCAGATTCATATTTTCTAATGGAAAAAACACCGTTTTCGTCCTGCGGAAATGAAATTGAAGTCTCCCCGGGATAATCCAGGTTTTGATTAGAAATATTAATGATCTCTGCAAGTTCCAGGGTTTTAGAATCGGCATTGGTTTCTGAAGCAATTTTAGGTCCGCCGCGACCACCAAAAACCTGGGTTCCCAGAACCTGACTACCGAGGTCTTTATACCAATCAAAAGACCAGAATAGTCCGGTTAGCGTCATTACAATTAATAATAGGCAGGAATAGAAACCAAGGGTATTATGCAGATCGTGGTTAATCCTTTTCCAGTTAGCAGACCATTTAATTTTAAAGCCCGGTTTTAAGGTTTTCCACTTTATTTTTTTCTTCGGAAACCAAAGTACCACTCCGCTTATAGATAGAAATAGAAAGATAATGGTTGCAATTCCCACGATAGGTCTTCCAATAGCAGAATCGAATAACAACCAGCGATGCATTCTAAACATAGTAAAGAAAAATTCATCTGCAGGATTTTCACCTAGTTGTTGGTAATCCCCGGTATATTGATTTACATAAAAAGTGGTGCCACGTCTATCTTCCGACGAAGTTTTTACCTTGAATTCATAAGCTTTATTGGGATTTTTAGGTAACGTGAGCCCGGTAACCGCTCCTTCTTTTTCAAGGTTTTGCTGCAAATTTTCAATAGCAATTAGTTTACCTTGTTGCGGGTCTACTTTTAATTCTTCAGCAAAAAGCGATTTTATTTCGGTTTGGAAGGTTAAGATAGTTCCGCTTAGGCAAACTAAGAAAAGGATAATCCCGCTGCCAAGCCCTAACCATAAATGCAGATCGTTTAATAATTTTCTAAAAGTATATTTTTTCTTTTTTTGCTTCTTCTTTGTCATGGATTTTGGTATAAAACTTAAAATAAGACTGACCGGAAAAAAAATTCCGGTCAGCCCTTTTTGGCAAATTCAAATATTTATTAGGTGATTAAAATGCTCCTATAAAATGGCTTCCTTCAACGTTTACCAGTTCGGCTCCTTTAGTTACCTCACCGGTTTGGGTATCTATTACATAAATATTTCCGTTTTCTCCTACGGGAGCTTCGGTTACATAAATTTCATCGCCATCTACTACAAATCCCTGGTATTGGAATAGGTAGAAATCTTCGCTATATGGGATTTCATTTATTTTTTGTGCAGTTTTTGCTTCTAAATCTACCAGGGCGAAGTATCCCTGGGCTCCAGCTACACCTTCAGCAGAACCTGCGTGACGATAAGCTACAACCGCTTTTCCGCTTGCGGTAGGTCTCCAGGCAAGAATATAAGCGTCTTCAACACCTAATGCTTCGTCTAAATTAAACACGTATGAATCATCATACTGATTATTGGCGCCTATTTTTAAGATATGAGAACCGTTTGGATCTCCCTGGTTTGCCTGGTAAACACTTCCATTTACTAAGAACGCGTTAATGCTACGGTATCCGTTGGTGTTTCCTTTTCCAACTTCAGAAGTAATAATAGTTGGGTTTTCTAAAGAAGGGTAGTCCAAAACGATGGTTTTAGAACCTAAAACTTCACCATTTCTATCTGTTTCTCCGGTTTCCGGATCTACTTTACTTATACGGGCGCCAATGTATAATTTATCTCCTGTAGCATTTAAGGTTGGCATATCAATCCTGCCAATGTAATATCCTTGAGCTTCCAGTTCTTCGCTTAGTTGAAGACTTGATTCTTTAAATTCTTTTATTACCGAATTTTGTAAATCTAAGGTGACAATCCCCATAGTAGCTTGGGTACGAAGATAATTATCCTCATCATCAAACTGGTGCTCGGTATCTACATATACAGCGGCTCCTGTTTGGTCTCCGTCAAATAATTTAATCCATCTTGGAGCAGAACCTACATAAGGAGCAATGCTAATTTCGCTTCCGGTTTTTTCAAAATTTTGACCTCCATTTACATTGTATTTTGTGTAATTTCCTCCAGTATCGCCGGCGTAGCTAATATTGAATATTGTGCTGCCGTCTTCAGAAGATTGCAACCTTGCAGTTCTGTTAGAAGGTACTATAAATCCGTTATCAAAAGGTTCTATAGATACGTTTGGATCTTTAGCGTCTTCACTACTTATGGAGTAGATTAGTGTGCCTCCATTACCATCTCCAGGATTTTCTCCCATTCTGGCTGCAGCAACGGTAATCCATCTACCCTCTTCGTTTTCACCTGGTTCCTGGCCTGGGTCTATAGGAGAATCATCGCTACTACAAGAAGTCAGTAAGCCTGTTGCCATGGCTATTGTTGCAAAAGTTTTAATGCTGAAAAAATTACGTTTCATACTATTATTTTTAATAATTGGTTAAAATTTATTGATTGAATAATTTAATTTTAGGTAAAAGGCCCTTCCCGGTTTTTGCACCGATAAATTGTCGTAAACAGGTTTGTCAAAGATGTTTTTTATATCAAAACTCATTACAAAATTTTGGTTGGGGAAGGTGTAACTAAGGCCAATATCCTGCGCTAATTGCTGAGGTACCTTAAAGAAATCGTCTCCTACAGTGTTGGATCCCTGCGGAACCAGATATGAAAATTCATCGGTAAAGTACATGGTGTAGAATAGGTTTAGCCGGGAGTTTTTCTGAATTAAATTTTTAATTGAATAGCGTAAGTTTCCATTCATAGTAAAAAATGGAGTGTTGGGGACGTCTATTTCTACGCCCCGGTTTTCAATTTTTAAATCGAATCGGGATATATTAAAATTGAGTCCGAAATTATTATTATAGGTATAACCCAACTGTGCGTCTATACCTTTTGAAGTACCGCTACCCTGGTTTACATACACAATTAATTCTTCATCTACATTTAGGGAAGTCTCTATAGGTAAACCAATTCTATCTTTAATATTTCTGGTAAAAAAATTTGTTGAAGCATTAAATTGATGCTTATTGAAGTTAAATGAGCCTAGTTTAACTCCTAAATTATAATTGTTACTTTGCTCGGGATTAATGCTTGCGTTGGCTACCACATTATCACCATCGTTACCAAATATTTCGGTTTCGTTTGGCAGTCGCACTGCTTTTTCTGCAGAAGCCAATAAGGTGATAGTAGAGCTAAGCTCGTAAGAAGCTGCAAAACCATAGCCTTCATATTTTTTGTTACTGCTTATAACATCATCTACAATTTCCCTGCTTCCATCTGGATTTCTTTGAATTTCGGGATCTACACTTATGCTTTTCTGTTGATAATATTTTCCGAATAAATTGGTTTTTAATCTGTCATTAAAAGCATTTAATTCATAAGTTATCGAAAGTATGTTTTTGTGTAAATCTCTTGTTCCTACAAAGGTATTTTCTAATACAGATTGTAGTTCGTCCCTATCTTCTCTATCAATTCCGCTATAAACGTGGTTAGCTAAAATTGTGTGGTTATCGCTAATAGCGTAGGCCAAACCAGTTCTAATGGAGGCCACGTTACGATTAATTTTTGCAAGCGTTGGACCGCCTTCTTGCTGCGAGCCCCAGGTATATTTGTATTCGTTTCCTCTAAAATCTATCGCTCTTTCGCCGTTCCAGCTATAAGCCCAGGGCACCGTATCATTCACCTGGCGATTTCGCTTTCCATAATATCCGGTTACAGTTACATCTAAACCTGGAGTAATTAAATCTTCTTTTTGATAAGTTAAATTGGCAAGGGCCGCGTCAGATTCAAGAAATCTTCCTTCGTATGGCATGATGGTCATGAATGCGCCATGTTGCACTTCTTTGTAATCATCAGAACCTGTAAAACCTACAAAAAACTGGTCGGCCCATGTTACATCTGTATATCCTACCTGAACCGTACCCCCGGTAGACCTGTAGGCATCGTTAAAACGTCTCGCGGTAATTGGGGTTTGCTGGCCACCTAAACCGGTTACTACAATACTTCGGCCTGAAACTTCATAATCATTATCAGAATAGTTATGAAAGGCAGAGGCTTTTACGGTTAAACCAGAATTATCAAACCTGTACAACCCATTTACATTGGTTTGAAAAGTATTGAATGAGCCGTATGACACAGAAGCGTTAATATTTTCACTCGACTGTTTATTAAGCACAATATTGATAGCACCGCCCAGGGCATCGTCGGCTAAATGGCCGGGAACAACGCCTTTGTAAACTTCAATTCGCTCGATCATTGATGGCGGAATGCTGTTTAGGTTATAGGACGAACCAAATGTGAAAATTGGAATTCCATCTATAAAAATACGTACGGCACTTCCCGATAATCCATTTAAACTGTATTCTGCACGGGAGCCTAAGCCACCATTTTGCCGAATTTTTACTCCAACCGTAGTGTTTAGTAATTCGTTTGTCTGAATATTTCTAATACTTGCCTCGCCGGTTTCTAAAACATTAAGGGCAAAACCTTTTTTCTCCATTTTGGTTTTAAAAGATTCTGCCCTGAGATGTACCTCGCCTAGTTCGTTTTCAGCGGTATTTATTTTTATGTTGTGTTTTAAATTTGTGGGATTTACAGCTATTTGATGATGGGCTATAAAATTACCTTTACGAATTTCCAGTAAAAAAACTCCGCGCTGTAAATTCTTTATTTGATATTTTCCTTCGGAATCTGATTGCGTGCTTTTACTCTGATTGAGATTGGAAGCTGTAATATTTGCGCCCTTTAGTACTTCCCCGTTTTCATCTTCAATTATTCCAGAAATATCGAAGTTTTTATCTTCCTTTTGCTGAGCATATATGGTGAAAATACTGGCTGAAAGCAACAGTAAAATAAAGCTTGTTGTAAATTTTGGGATCACAATTTAAATTTATTATTCTTATTTAAACTAATTTTAAATAACTTGCGACAAATTTATATTTTGAAGTGGTAAGCCTGTTTCGGTTTTGGAAATAAAAATTACGGAAAACGTATTATGTATATTGAGTCTAAATTAAAAGAGTTTGAAAAAACCTTATTTTCTATAGATGTATCAGAAGAAAGTCATCAAAATATTTTACAGCAAGAGGTTGTGAAATATTCTATTCAGTGGCTCAAAACAAACAGTAAAATTCAGTTTACAAAAGGATTATTTATTATAGAAGCTAACTTTGATAATATCAGAGAATTAACCGATATTTTTAGCATTAGCGGGGAGTATATTCAAATATCCTATTTAGGGAAGGGAGATTCGCAGTTAATTTCCTCTAAGGAAGAAAAACCTGTAGGAATGGGATGTGTTAATTGCTGTTATGACCGTGATACAGTTACAACCATTAAAATGCCAGCGAATATCCCAACGCATTATCAGGCGCTTTTCCTTTCAAAAGAATATTACTTAAAACTCTTTACTAACGAAGGCTGGGTTGTTGAAAATTCTTTTCACAGGAAAGTAAAAAATGGAGAATTTTTAAAATTTGGAGCTTATAAATTTCCTATAGATTATAATTTATATCATATTTTAAATGAGATCACAAAAAACGATTGGAATACCGATTTTAAAAAATATTATCTTGAATTAAGGCTTAAAGAATTGTTTCTCTCTTTACATTTTTGCCAGCAGGAATTGTGCAATGGAGTAGTAAAAGGAATTAGCGAAGAAAACCAGGAGAAAATAAGAACCGCTCACGCTTATTTAATAGAAAACTTTAAAAATCCCCCAACTATAAAATTACTGGCCAGGAAAGTACTTTTAAATGAGCTTCAGCTCAAGAAAGACTTTAAAAAAATGTATGGAAAAACAATTAGGAGTTACATAATCGAGTTAAAAATGGAGAAAGCTAAGGAGCTTTTAGGTAAATATACAGTAAGCGAAATGGCTGGAATTGTGGGATATAAAAGTGTGCCTCATTTTATAAATACTTTTAAAAAATGCTATGGTTATACCCCAAAACAAGGTTTGAATCAGTAAAAATTTAGGCATAAAAAAAGCCGCTATCATAGCGGCTTTTCAAGTTCTTGAAATAGGATAATATATATTATTCTATAACGCGTACTTCAGCAGCGTTAACTCCTTTTCTACCTTCTACTTCAACGTACTCAACTTTATCACCTTCGTTCAAGCTCTCGCCATCTAAACCAGTAATGTGTACGAAGATGTCTCTTCCTGTTTCGTCGTTGGTAATGAATCCGTATCCTTTTGATTCATTGAAAAATTTAACTGTACCTTCCATTGTAATAATAAAATAAATAATTAATAAAGGACAAAGTTAGTACAATATTATTGAAGACAATGCAAGAATATTAATTTTCTTTTGAAAGTATTCTAAAACAGATACTTAATCTAAACCTTTATCACGCATTCTATCCATGTTCTTTTTAGTGAGAGTGTAGTCCTCAAGGCGTTTTCCTTTCCATCTCA contains the following coding sequences:
- a CDS encoding cold-shock protein translates to MEGTVKFFNESKGYGFITNDETGRDIFVHITGLDGESLNEGDKVEYVEVEGRKGVNAAEVRVIE
- a CDS encoding NAD-dependent epimerase/dehydratase family protein gives rise to the protein MAGKILIIGACGQIGTELTLKLRDLYGNDRVVASDIREGNEELMNSGPFEIADATDAPVIESIIDKYGISEVYLMAAMLSATAEKAPMKAWNLNMDSLFHILNFAKDKKIEKVFWPSSIAVFGPTTPKNDTPQTTIMEPSTVYGISKQTGERWCEYFHDKYGVDVRSLRYPGIISYKTLPGGGTTDYAIEIFHEALKNKAYTSFLAEDTGLPMMYMDDAIKATVDIMEAPSEKIKVRSSYNLSALSFTPKVLAEAIQKEIPDFNISYDPDFRQKIADSWPSSIDDSEARKDWQWKHDFDMQSLVKEMLAGVSEQLNTAK
- a CDS encoding PepSY domain-containing protein; this translates as MTKKKQKKKKYTFRKLLNDLHLWLGLGSGIILFLVCLSGTILTFQTEIKSLFAEELKVDPQQGKLIAIENLQQNLEKEGAVTGLTLPKNPNKAYEFKVKTSSEDRRGTTFYVNQYTGDYQQLGENPADEFFFTMFRMHRWLLFDSAIGRPIVGIATIIFLFLSISGVVLWFPKKKIKWKTLKPGFKIKWSANWKRINHDLHNTLGFYSCLLLIVMTLTGLFWSFDWYKDLGSQVLGTQVFGGRGGPKIASETNADSKTLELAEIINISNQNLDYPGETSISFPQDENGVFSIRKYESGNWSPNTYDMLVIDRDGKILKKELFSEKPANVQVASLIKPIHTGEIFGTFSKILYFLACLIATSLPITGTIIWLNKMKKKKK
- a CDS encoding TonB-dependent receptor, which encodes MIPKFTTSFILLLLSASIFTIYAQQKEDKNFDISGIIEDENGEVLKGANITASNLNQSKSTQSDSEGKYQIKNLQRGVFLLEIRKGNFIAHHQIAVNPTNLKHNIKINTAENELGEVHLRAESFKTKMEKKGFALNVLETGEASIRNIQTNELLNTTVGVKIRQNGGLGSRAEYSLNGLSGSAVRIFIDGIPIFTFGSSYNLNSIPPSMIERIEVYKGVVPGHLADDALGGAINIVLNKQSSENINASVSYGSFNTFQTNVNGLYRFDNSGLTVKASAFHNYSDNDYEVSGRSIVVTGLGGQQTPITARRFNDAYRSTGGTVQVGYTDVTWADQFFVGFTGSDDYKEVQHGAFMTIMPYEGRFLESDAALANLTYQKEDLITPGLDVTVTGYYGKRNRQVNDTVPWAYSWNGERAIDFRGNEYKYTWGSQQEGGPTLAKINRNVASIRTGLAYAISDNHTILANHVYSGIDREDRDELQSVLENTFVGTRDLHKNILSITYELNAFNDRLKTNLFGKYYQQKSISVDPEIQRNPDGSREIVDDVISSNKKYEGYGFAASYELSSTITLLASAEKAVRLPNETEIFGNDGDNVVANASINPEQSNNYNLGVKLGSFNFNKHQFNASTNFFTRNIKDRIGLPIETSLNVDEELIVYVNQGSGTSKGIDAQLGYTYNNNFGLNFNISRFDLKIENRGVEIDVPNTPFFTMNGNLRYSIKNLIQKNSRLNLFYTMYFTDEFSYLVPQGSNTVGDDFFKVPQQLAQDIGLSYTFPNQNFVMSFDIKNIFDKPVYDNLSVQKPGRAFYLKLNYSINKF
- a CDS encoding helix-turn-helix transcriptional regulator, yielding MYIESKLKEFEKTLFSIDVSEESHQNILQQEVVKYSIQWLKTNSKIQFTKGLFIIEANFDNIRELTDIFSISGEYIQISYLGKGDSQLISSKEEKPVGMGCVNCCYDRDTVTTIKMPANIPTHYQALFLSKEYYLKLFTNEGWVVENSFHRKVKNGEFLKFGAYKFPIDYNLYHILNEITKNDWNTDFKKYYLELRLKELFLSLHFCQQELCNGVVKGISEENQEKIRTAHAYLIENFKNPPTIKLLARKVLLNELQLKKDFKKMYGKTIRSYIIELKMEKAKELLGKYTVSEMAGIVGYKSVPHFINTFKKCYGYTPKQGLNQ